TAAACCTAGGAATCCACACAGCAGATCCTACATAACCATGAACCGACAATCGGGAAGCATCTGTGTAAATGGTGACCCAGTTGGGCCAATACTCAGCGATAGCTTTATTTAACTGTGAGAGTGGAGCCGTCGTATTTTTATCAATTCCAATGTCAAGTAATATAATGGGTTTAAATATGATTGCATTATAAGGGGTTTCAAAGATTGGATTACGAATACACTGAAAAACGGGACAAGGGAGGTGAGTAAATTTGAGATAACTTTTTATTAAACAAGGAGGATCTTTGTGAGACCAGAACTTAGATGATTTAATTAACTCAGAAAGAACATGCAGTTTTGAAAGGAGAGGATGAGCAGACGATTGCATTATTTTAAAGAGGAATCTATCTGAGAGGTACTGTCTTCTTAAATGAAGAGGTGGATCAACACATTCAACTTGAAGGGCTATAATAGGAGAAGATTGCATTGCACcaataacaatacgaaggcTTTTGGATTGAATTTTGTCCAAAGAGTTTAATGCAACTTTATTACAAGGTTCAAGGAGAAAAGACCCGTAATCAAGATTACTACGCACTAGCGCATtataaactaatttttgacagtaAGGATGTGAACCCCACCAGACACCAGAAAGGGAGCGTATAATGTTAATACTCTTCTCACACTTTttaactgtataattaatatgaTGGATTCCAGTAAGCTTTGTATCAAAAATTAAACCTAGAAATTTAACTTTATCTGACTGAGGAATTGGAATTCCGTTACAAGCGATTGTAAAATCTGGAATACGTAACTTACGGGTAAAAGGAACAACTGTACTCTTAGTAATAGAGAGGGATAACCCATGATCTTCTAGCCAAATATGTAGATAACTTAAAGCTGAATTAAGTAAAGGAACCACATCTAGGATATTGGGAGCTGAAGCATACAAACATATATCATCAGCATACTGTAACACATTACAAAACGAATTAACTGAGAGTTCTAAATCATAAGTATAAATACTGTACAACAGTGGACTTAAGACCGAACCCTGGGGAAGTCCCTTCCATACTAACCTAGGAGAAAGACATATATTTTTTGAACTAACAAGAATGGATCTACataaaagataatttattgtaaaatttacaaGCCTTTCTGGAAAGTGTAAATCATGTAGCTTTTGCCTAAGACGAGGGAGAAGTACATTATCATAGGCAGATGCTACATCCAAAAAGACCCCCACCACGGAATGGCATTCGGAAAATGCAATTCGAATGTCAGTTGAAAATATGGCAAGACTATCCAACGTGCCGAGACCTTTGCGGAAACCAAACTGACTTTTAGGCAACAATCCTCTGCTCTCCGCCAACCATTCCAATCGGTTTTTTATAAGATGCTCAAGAATTTTAGCCAACGTTGATGAAAGAGCAATAGGACGATACCCAGATGGATCGTTGCTTAACTTTCCTGGCTTAAGTATAGGAACTATAATCTGAGTCTTCCAATCATCTGGAGGAATGCCTGATaagaatattttattaagaATTTCCAAAAAGAACTGTTTTGAATCTGGACTGGCATGCAAGATGAAGGAATAAGGAATTCCATCCACACCAGGAGAGGAGTCCTTAAGATGACTAATGGCCGTCAAAAATTCTTCATAAGAAAAAGGTTCATCAAATTGATTATTTGAAGTGGACTGTAGAGAAGGGAGAACAGGTGAAACTTCTTCCAGAATAGGAACCGAGGGAGGAGCAAGCTTATCTGCAAATGGTTCGACCCACTCCGAAGGATCGTTTGATTGCACTTTTGATTCGGATGCAAAAGCACCGCGAAATCGGTTCAACTTTCTCCATACTGAGGAAGACGAAGTAGACGGAGAAAGACTTTCACAGAACGATTGCCAtcctttttgttttttaactaaGAGAAATTTAGAACAATCATCAGCAATCTTTAAGTAATTATCGTAGTTCTCCCTAGAAAAATTTAATGTTAGTAATTGCTCTGCACTTTTCCGTTTTCCTACAGCTTCAGAACATTCCGAGTCCCACCACGGAGGATAAGGAGTTTTCCTAGGACACTGTCTCTTTTGTGGAATAGAGCCATTAGCTGCTAAGATAATCGCATTCTTAAATTTGTTGTATCTAGCAGCAGCGTCCTCGTTACCATGATCATAAATTCGAGCAATTTCATTATCCAACAATAAACTGTACATAGGCCAGTCAGCCTTTGCTGTTTGGTATTTAAATCTAGGAGAGAAAGAAATAGAAGGCACAGGATCAGGGAAAGATAACAGGACAGGAAAATGGTCACTTCCAAAAGAATATGGAAGAACACGCCACGAGAGTCTAGATGAAAGTGAAGAAGAAGAAACAGAAATATCCACAGCGCTACTAGGATTCTGTGAAAAAGACACACGTCTTGTAGGGGAGCCATCATTAAGAACACATAAATTCAGAGAGTCAAATAGATGTAGAAAATGATGAGAAACAGAGTCACAATGATGAGAACCCCAAGACGTATGGTGAACATTAAAGTCACCAAGTATTACTAAAGGGGAAGGAACTGATGATAAGATATGCAAAAGTTCAGGAATCATAGCAGGGTGTGGATCAGGAATATAAACTGAGAGAAATGAAATGTTATTCACCCTCACAGCCACCACATTCAAGTAGTTACTATGAGAGGGAATAAGAAGTTGAGAAAATTTTACGGACCGTGCAACTAAGATAGCTGCACCACCATGCCCATCATTCCTGTCATCACGAAGACATGCGAAGCCCGAAACTCTAAAAATAGAACCAGGCTTCAACCATGTCTCCTGAACAGCAAAAAGAAATGggttaaatttattaacaaGATAAGCTATATCAGATTTTTTATTACGGATGCTGCGACAGTTCCATTGAACTATCGTGGTTAGAGCCATTATCTGAGAAAAATAGAGATATGAGATTAAATAACTTTTGACGCATGATGTTCGGTTCAACAGAGTTCGAATTGTTAACGACAATATCAACGAGAGAAAAtacgaatttaattaaattatcgtTTTTATTAACATGTTCATTGTTTAATGCACATCCATTAGGTTGCGAAGATACAGGTTCCCTAACAATGTAGTCATGGGCCCTCCTGTCGAAACCAGGGCTGGGCACAGATGGAGGTTTACGCGGCAAAAAAACAGTTTTGCGGTAAGATTGAGATATATTTTGATTGGAAGACGCACCAGGAACAGAAGTCGAATGTTGAGATACAGAAATACCATCAGACTGAACAACAGGGGAAGGAGAAAGAGAAACATCAGCAAATGATTTTCGTACATTTGGGTAACGGGCAGCAGCTTCCAGATAGGGCAAATTTTCCTGAGACATGGctaattttatgttacgttGTCTATGATGCTCTGGGCAAATTTGATTTGTAGCACAGTGGTCCCCTGAACAAAATAGGCAAGTAAAGGTAGATTTATTACACGTTGCTCCTTCATGGTCTCCTGCGCATTTAAAACAACGAGATTTTGAACGGCACTGGACCTGAACATGTCCAAAACGACAGCAATTATTGCATTGGATTGTAGGATACAAATAGCACTCAACTGGAAGGCTATTATAAAAACAGTATACATGTGGCGGCAATGAACGGCCAGAAAATGTTACCACCGCAGACTGAGTAGGAATCCACTGAGGGACATTATTTTCACCAATGACCTTCCTACTCAATCGGCGAGCCTTAATTACTCGCCCAAAACCAGTAGGcacttgaatgttattcacTACCTCCTCCATTGTCCAATCTGTTGCCAAATTCCGAATAATACCCATCCTCGTAAGATAGAATGACGGTATAATAGCCGAATAATTTGCTCTCGCTAACGCCGG
This genomic window from Leguminivora glycinivorella isolate SPB_JAAS2020 chromosome 1, LegGlyc_1.1, whole genome shotgun sequence contains:
- the LOC125231054 gene encoding uncharacterized protein LOC125231054 → MIPELLHILSSVPSPLVILGDFNVHHTSWGSHHCDSVSHHFLHLFDSLNLCVLNDGSPTRRVSFSQNPSSAVDISVSSSSLSSRLSWRVLPYSFGSDHFPVLLSFPDPVPSISFSPRFKYQTAKADWPMYSLLLDNEIARIYDHGNEDAAARYNKFKNAIILAANGSIPQKRQCPRKTPYPPWWDSECSEAVGKRKSAEQLLTLNFSRENYDNYLKIADDCSKFLLVKKQKGWQSFCESLSPSTSSSSVWRKLNRFRGAFASESKVQSNDPSEWVEPFADKLAPPSVPILEEVSPVLPSLQSTSNNQFDEPFSYEEFLTAISHLKDSSPGYVWVMRVTRYYYVNVVLRIRRCVNVDWMRVI